One window of the Pseudobdellovibrionaceae bacterium genome contains the following:
- a CDS encoding phosphoglycerate dehydrogenase codes for MAKVLVADTFTGNALAALRAAFPGQVEVTSTFSPLAEQLAETEYLLIRSRTKITPELIAQAPRLRLIVTATSGFDHIDLSACETRDIRVLFTPEANVTSVVELTFGLILTLFRRLNEMKPAIKSAKWKDDLSWGEELCGQHLGIVGLGRIGSRVAQVAKAFGMEVAALDPYVSDETFSRLGVERMGLMEILTSSDVLTLHVPYTKETHYLINHQTLPHMNPDAILVNTSRGPVVAETELVEALELKQLRGACLDVFEREPVVHTSKMLNMANVVMSCHVGAYTEQAFQRASAVAVKKVIDFHSTGEFSDSLPPPFPWYQPLPR; via the coding sequence ATGGCAAAGGTTTTAGTCGCCGACACATTTACTGGCAATGCCTTGGCAGCCTTACGAGCTGCATTTCCAGGCCAGGTAGAAGTAACTTCGACCTTTAGTCCCTTGGCGGAGCAGTTGGCGGAAACTGAGTATCTCTTGATCCGCAGCCGAACAAAAATCACACCTGAGTTGATTGCCCAGGCCCCTCGTCTGCGCCTCATAGTGACAGCCACAAGCGGCTTTGACCATATTGATCTGTCGGCATGTGAGACTCGTGACATCCGAGTGTTGTTTACGCCTGAGGCCAATGTCACCAGCGTAGTGGAGTTAACGTTTGGTCTCATACTGACTCTATTTCGTCGACTGAACGAAATGAAACCCGCAATCAAATCCGCCAAGTGGAAGGACGATCTCAGTTGGGGCGAAGAACTTTGTGGTCAGCACCTCGGGATCGTTGGGCTCGGACGCATTGGTTCCCGGGTCGCGCAAGTGGCTAAGGCTTTTGGTATGGAGGTAGCTGCTCTTGATCCATACGTTAGCGATGAGACATTCTCCAGACTGGGGGTTGAGCGCATGGGCCTGATGGAGATCCTGACCTCCTCTGACGTTCTCACCCTTCATGTGCCCTACACCAAAGAAACCCACTACCTCATCAACCACCAAACCCTTCCCCACATGAATCCCGACGCCATCCTGGTCAACACCTCGCGGGGGCCTGTGGTCGCCGAAACAGAGTTGGTCGAAGCCTTGGAGTTAAAGCAACTGCGTGGAGCCTGCCTGGATGTGTTTGAGAGAGAACCCGTCGTTCATACTTCAAAAATGCTCAATATGGCCAATGTGGTTATGAGTTGCCATGTCGGTGCCTACACGGAGCAGGCATTCCAGCGAGCCTCGGCTGTGGCTGTAAAAAAGGTGATTGATTTTCACTCCACAGGTGAATTTTCAGACTCCTTACCACCCCCCTTTCCCTGGTATCAGCCACTACCCCGTTGA
- a CDS encoding adenylosuccinate synthase: MAGIIVVGSQWGDEGKGKVVDVFSAEADFVVRYQGGANAGHTLIVDGQKTVLHLVPSGVLHTKTKCIIASGVVLDVATLWEEICALKANGLLQDSSQLMISDSATVLMTYHRQLDAAREVAAGHEKIGTTGKGIGPAYEDRAGRKALLFGDLFQPDTLKAKLETALKEKNFLLEKFYGVAPINLDDLIAEISQLAKELEPYRCRDTSLVIHKALKSGKKVLFEGAQGTLLDLHHGTYPFVTSSSTLAGSACVGSGIGPGLVSKVVGITKGYTTRVGSGPFPTECDDEVGERMREKGREFGATTGRKRRCGWLDLVALRYAIRINGITNIALMKIDVLSGFDKIQVCTAYELDGEKITEFPVTPGDLARCNPIYEELSGWKEEITAVKFMRDLPRNAQAYVDFITNELATPIDVVSIGPGRDQTLWIKPLFQ, from the coding sequence ATGGCAGGCATCATAGTTGTGGGTTCTCAGTGGGGTGACGAGGGTAAAGGCAAAGTTGTGGACGTTTTTTCCGCTGAAGCGGATTTTGTCGTGCGCTACCAAGGTGGAGCCAATGCTGGCCACACCCTCATTGTTGACGGACAAAAGACAGTTCTTCACCTCGTTCCCTCTGGAGTTCTACACACTAAAACCAAATGCATCATTGCCTCAGGTGTGGTGCTTGATGTTGCCACCTTGTGGGAAGAAATCTGCGCTTTGAAGGCAAACGGTCTCTTGCAGGATTCAAGTCAACTGATGATCTCGGACTCGGCCACTGTCCTCATGACCTACCACCGACAGCTGGACGCCGCTCGCGAGGTCGCCGCAGGCCATGAAAAAATTGGTACCACTGGTAAAGGGATTGGCCCAGCCTATGAGGATCGCGCCGGCCGTAAGGCCTTGTTGTTTGGGGACCTTTTTCAGCCGGACACACTGAAGGCCAAACTGGAAACCGCACTCAAGGAAAAGAATTTTCTGCTTGAGAAGTTCTACGGTGTCGCCCCCATAAACTTGGACGATTTGATTGCTGAGATCAGCCAACTGGCCAAGGAATTGGAGCCCTATCGTTGTCGGGACACCTCCTTGGTTATTCACAAGGCTCTTAAGTCCGGCAAGAAGGTCTTATTCGAGGGCGCACAGGGAACCTTGTTGGATCTGCATCATGGGACCTACCCCTTTGTGACTAGCTCCTCAACCCTGGCCGGATCGGCCTGCGTGGGCTCGGGCATTGGCCCCGGCCTGGTCAGTAAAGTCGTAGGGATTACCAAAGGTTACACCACTCGCGTGGGTAGCGGTCCCTTCCCAACCGAGTGTGATGACGAAGTGGGCGAACGGATGAGGGAAAAGGGCCGGGAGTTTGGCGCCACCACGGGCCGCAAGCGCCGCTGTGGATGGCTCGATCTCGTTGCCCTTCGCTATGCCATCCGCATCAACGGGATCACCAATATTGCCTTAATGAAGATCGACGTACTGAGCGGCTTTGACAAAATCCAAGTCTGCACGGCCTATGAGCTGGATGGGGAGAAAATCACTGAATTCCCAGTGACTCCAGGTGATTTGGCTCGCTGTAATCCCATCTATGAGGAACTTTCCGGGTGGAAAGAAGAAATCACGGCTGTTAAGTTTATGCGTGATCTGCCCCGCAACGCTCAAGCCTACGTGGACTTCATTACGAATGAGCTGGCAACCCCAATCGATGTCGTCTCAATAGGCCCGGGACGAGACCAGACTCTTTGGATTAAGCCCCTGTTTCAATGA
- a CDS encoding DUF1501 domain-containing protein: MFPIFSWPGQAYGKNKEFKSHFFLQVFFEGGWDSSYLFDARSLKMTQENLIQNYVNEEPFVWEAAGGRRTLASPLVRPLKKFRRDLTIIKGVNTLPNFDGHPHNLRYYFSGKPLSSGCFLEGLGKRVQGYPLDYVQIGKPVGVASLGNKGLNVDPSEIGVLHDAVGLVPESLDGPSAQYLRNQYAANAGEASEFQRGQRDLLAALDGQESLVRAMKKVNLAADNIDIRQRGLGVVKSYFQAGVCQGAIIIYGRDRFDLDSHSDVLAKGQPAQYKKLVAEIDEILSYLKRTAFDNRKSMLDVTTVSFGSEFGRSMKVSGARVDSSGTNHNTFNNMILLAGRGIKGGQIVGETDYHSGSEVLSPAHLGRDPDKVKVMGKPYDFTAQRVIDRPLEVYKSGDYITMASILNTIYHLLDVDKKRYWALPDDRKAIAPILKSVLS; encoded by the coding sequence GTGTTTCCGATCTTTTCCTGGCCCGGGCAGGCCTATGGAAAAAACAAGGAGTTTAAGTCTCACTTTTTTCTGCAAGTTTTCTTTGAGGGTGGCTGGGATTCATCTTACTTATTTGACGCCCGATCACTCAAAATGACTCAGGAAAATTTGATTCAGAACTATGTGAATGAAGAGCCGTTTGTCTGGGAGGCGGCTGGTGGTCGGCGGACCCTGGCCTCACCCTTGGTTCGCCCGTTAAAAAAATTTCGCCGTGATTTGACCATCATCAAGGGAGTTAACACTTTGCCAAATTTTGATGGTCATCCTCACAATCTCAGATACTACTTCTCTGGTAAGCCCTTGAGCTCTGGATGCTTCTTGGAGGGTCTTGGTAAAAGGGTTCAAGGTTATCCCTTGGATTATGTGCAAATCGGAAAACCGGTGGGAGTTGCCAGCCTTGGGAATAAGGGGTTGAATGTCGACCCCTCGGAGATTGGAGTGTTGCACGATGCGGTCGGCTTGGTGCCTGAGAGTCTGGATGGCCCCAGCGCCCAATATCTAAGAAATCAATATGCTGCCAACGCTGGGGAGGCCAGTGAATTCCAAAGGGGACAGCGGGATCTGTTGGCGGCTCTTGACGGGCAGGAGAGCTTGGTAAGAGCCATGAAAAAAGTGAACTTGGCTGCCGACAATATTGACATTAGGCAGAGAGGACTGGGTGTGGTTAAGAGCTATTTTCAGGCTGGAGTCTGCCAGGGAGCAATCATCATTTATGGCAGAGACAGGTTTGATCTTGACTCCCACTCAGATGTGCTAGCAAAGGGTCAGCCCGCACAATACAAGAAGCTGGTCGCAGAGATCGATGAGATTCTGAGTTACTTGAAGAGAACGGCCTTTGACAATAGAAAAAGCATGTTGGACGTGACCACGGTTTCTTTTGGATCTGAATTTGGCCGGAGCATGAAGGTCAGTGGAGCGCGGGTCGACTCATCTGGGACAAATCACAATACCTTTAACAACATGATCTTGCTAGCCGGTCGCGGGATTAAAGGGGGTCAGATCGTTGGCGAAACTGACTATCATTCGGGGAGTGAGGTGTTATCTCCAGCCCATCTTGGCAGGGACCCCGATAAGGTGAAGGTCATGGGAAAGCCTTACGACTTTACTGCCCAAAGAGTGATTGACCGACCTCTAGAGGTCTATAAGAGTGGTGACTACATCACCATGGCCTCCATTCTTAATACCATCTACCATCTGCTGGATGTCGATAAAAAACGATATTGGGCACTTCCCGACGACCGTAAGGCCATTGCACCGATTTTAAAATCAGTGCTCAGTTAA
- a CDS encoding class I SAM-dependent methyltransferase, with protein sequence MSPISNHPLAKKTVIHPPFSLYSGIQAHFESQRTTRIWDELLGIQAEVTKNEDLKFFFNSQAFKSAKKVLDFGCGPGDLIRTLLAYFPDKQYTGVDLSSDYIEFAAQRFSEAENVEFICDDIFSYSKGSYDVVILRLVVQHIKDNRKLLDKLKRILNPGGSVVVIDTMDSMKCFSHPVLELSKMYKALQSKQKGERGSRNAICEIESYCGELGYRLRSSYEMPVTAISEEEIKRMSKMFMFASEIVSRKFAVNVNQFELFRQLAHWQQQPGAYAQIGMKYLELTFLRTS encoded by the coding sequence ATGAGTCCAATTTCTAATCACCCCTTAGCCAAGAAAACAGTCATTCACCCACCATTTTCTCTCTACTCGGGAATTCAAGCCCACTTTGAATCTCAGAGGACCACCCGCATTTGGGACGAACTGCTTGGAATTCAAGCAGAAGTCACCAAAAACGAGGATCTCAAGTTCTTTTTCAACTCTCAGGCCTTCAAGTCTGCAAAGAAAGTCTTAGATTTTGGCTGTGGGCCCGGTGATCTCATTCGCACCTTGCTCGCCTATTTCCCTGATAAACAATACACTGGAGTGGATCTCTCTTCGGATTATATTGAGTTTGCTGCGCAGAGATTTTCAGAAGCAGAAAATGTCGAGTTTATCTGTGACGACATCTTTAGTTACTCTAAGGGATCCTATGATGTCGTGATTCTTCGACTTGTCGTTCAACACATTAAAGACAACAGAAAGCTCCTAGATAAACTAAAGAGGATACTCAATCCCGGGGGAAGCGTCGTTGTTATCGACACTATGGATTCCATGAAGTGCTTCTCGCACCCTGTCTTGGAACTGTCGAAGATGTACAAGGCTCTTCAGAGTAAGCAAAAGGGCGAGCGAGGTAGCCGCAATGCCATTTGTGAGATTGAGAGCTATTGCGGTGAGTTGGGCTATCGACTGCGATCCTCCTATGAGATGCCGGTGACAGCGATCAGCGAGGAGGAAATCAAGCGGATGTCTAAAATGTTCATGTTTGCGAGCGAAATTGTTAGTCGCAAGTTTGCCGTGAACGTCAATCAATTTGAATTGTTTCGTCAGCTTGCCCACTGGCAGCAACAACCTGGAGCCTATGCCCAGATTGGCATGAAATACTTGGAGCTGACATTTTTAAGAACATCATGA
- a CDS encoding DUF4423 domain-containing protein — protein MEKPYFAYKDYREALKARQQFLKRSLGKTYNLNALSAGIQVQGPYLSKVFRGDADLNEDQLYLALRFLNFQNLESEYLRTLHAYQRSHLKERKQELKLQLEKIRQKALRAEDQLRTPISEVDTKEPNALLQYFLDPFAQLTHMYFTIPRFQIQPDQVRQALAISEDKWNGLITFLLEARLIELKDKMIISKSEHLVLKKDSLIWEVYHELAKSNAQQRIRRLKPSEKNSLTYVFTCSNKSIEKIRLALVDFLKLSESIVIEDDGQENIHQLSVDLFPWS, from the coding sequence TTGGAAAAGCCATATTTCGCCTACAAAGACTATCGCGAAGCCCTCAAGGCTCGCCAACAGTTTCTCAAGCGCAGCCTGGGAAAGACCTACAACCTCAATGCGCTCTCTGCCGGCATCCAGGTTCAAGGTCCTTATCTCTCAAAAGTCTTTCGCGGCGATGCAGACCTCAATGAGGACCAACTCTATCTGGCTCTGCGTTTTCTCAATTTTCAAAACCTTGAATCTGAGTATCTTCGGACTCTCCACGCCTATCAGCGCTCCCATTTGAAAGAACGAAAGCAGGAGCTCAAGCTACAATTAGAAAAGATCCGCCAAAAGGCCCTAAGGGCCGAAGACCAGTTGAGAACCCCAATTTCAGAAGTCGATACCAAAGAGCCAAATGCTCTGTTGCAGTACTTTCTCGACCCTTTTGCCCAACTCACCCACATGTACTTCACTATTCCCAGGTTCCAAATTCAGCCGGACCAGGTTCGTCAGGCCCTTGCCATTAGCGAGGACAAGTGGAATGGCCTGATCACATTTCTTCTGGAAGCCCGACTCATTGAACTTAAAGACAAAATGATTATCTCCAAATCGGAACATCTGGTTCTAAAAAAGGATTCATTAATTTGGGAAGTTTACCACGAATTGGCAAAATCCAATGCCCAACAGAGAATTCGCCGCCTCAAACCAAGTGAAAAGAACTCCCTGACCTACGTCTTCACTTGCTCCAATAAATCAATCGAAAAGATTCGTCTCGCCCTGGTTGATTTTCTCAAATTGTCCGAATCTATCGTCATCGAGGACGACGGCCAGGAGAATATCCACCAGCTCTCGGTCGACCTTTTCCCTTGGAGCTAA
- a CDS encoding ABC transporter substrate-binding protein yields MAQCVFRLFSIVLLVASALGGRYAWAGKASTIVYCAEGSPQTFNPALSIDATTHHLNKDIYNRLVRLSVDDGKVEPDLAESWTVSDDGKVIQFRLRKNVSFHTTEYFKPTRKLNADDVVFSFLRQLKKDHPFHLVGDGKYLMFQSNGLDKVIEDVVKVSDLEVKFILNKPFAPLLPLLSAIPMGITSKEYADHLAAADKKVDYDQKPVGTGPMIFKSYVPDQRIRLTANPQYFLGKPKFDQFVFEIVPEGNVRMQMMRVGSCHIAFNPPVETLKYLKDEPQLQVVKRPGVNVGYVGLNIKKRPFDNVKVRQALNYALNREAYIKAIYHDNAKLADTPLSAVSWAHKVYDNRYSYDLAKAKQLLKEAGFPNGFSTELWTLPIDRPYIPNGKKLGEMIQADLAKLNISVRLVSYDWGTYLEKSEKGEHHMVMLGWMSDLGDPDIMLGNNLSCNTRFNVSQWCDKSFQALLEKARSTNDQAERQKMYQEAIGIFIDQAPWIPIAHGNYTRVISQKLKGYKFSSYGYDIFDDARIEF; encoded by the coding sequence TTGGCTCAATGTGTATTTAGGCTCTTTTCTATTGTTCTGTTGGTTGCCTCAGCCTTAGGCGGCAGGTATGCCTGGGCAGGAAAGGCCTCAACAATCGTCTACTGTGCCGAAGGATCACCTCAGACCTTCAACCCCGCCTTATCCATCGATGCCACGACTCACCACCTTAACAAAGACATTTACAACAGGCTTGTTCGCCTCTCCGTCGATGATGGAAAGGTCGAACCTGACTTGGCGGAGTCCTGGACGGTGTCGGATGATGGCAAGGTCATTCAGTTTAGGTTGCGGAAGAACGTGAGCTTTCACACCACTGAATATTTTAAGCCGACGCGCAAGTTAAATGCTGACGATGTCGTATTTTCTTTTTTGCGCCAACTTAAAAAAGATCACCCCTTCCACTTGGTCGGAGATGGCAAATACCTGATGTTTCAGAGCAATGGTCTGGATAAGGTGATCGAGGATGTGGTTAAGGTCAGTGACTTAGAAGTAAAGTTCATTCTTAACAAGCCCTTTGCACCACTACTTCCCTTGCTCAGCGCAATCCCCATGGGAATCACGTCCAAGGAGTACGCTGATCACCTGGCCGCCGCGGACAAAAAAGTGGATTATGATCAAAAGCCCGTCGGCACAGGCCCCATGATCTTTAAGTCCTACGTCCCCGACCAACGGATTCGTCTGACCGCCAATCCACAGTACTTTTTGGGCAAGCCTAAATTTGACCAGTTCGTCTTTGAAATCGTTCCTGAAGGCAACGTGCGGATGCAAATGATGCGTGTGGGCTCATGCCACATTGCCTTTAATCCGCCGGTGGAAACATTGAAATATTTAAAGGACGAACCCCAGCTACAAGTTGTCAAACGTCCCGGCGTGAATGTGGGCTATGTTGGACTCAACATAAAAAAGCGTCCTTTTGATAATGTTAAAGTCAGGCAGGCTCTCAACTATGCCCTTAATCGTGAAGCCTACATCAAAGCCATTTATCACGACAATGCGAAGCTTGCTGACACACCTTTGTCGGCGGTTTCTTGGGCTCACAAAGTCTATGACAATCGCTACAGCTATGATTTGGCCAAGGCTAAACAGCTTCTCAAAGAGGCCGGTTTTCCCAATGGCTTCAGTACCGAACTGTGGACTCTGCCCATTGATCGCCCTTACATCCCAAACGGGAAAAAGCTAGGAGAAATGATTCAGGCTGATCTTGCCAAGCTGAACATCAGCGTTCGCCTTGTCAGCTACGATTGGGGGACCTACTTGGAGAAGTCCGAAAAAGGTGAGCATCACATGGTTATGCTTGGATGGATGTCAGATTTGGGTGATCCCGATATCATGTTAGGCAACAATCTTTCCTGTAACACCCGATTTAATGTCTCTCAATGGTGTGACAAGAGTTTTCAGGCACTACTGGAAAAAGCCAGATCTACCAATGATCAAGCTGAGCGACAGAAGATGTATCAAGAGGCCATTGGGATATTTATTGACCAGGCCCCTTGGATTCCGATCGCCCATGGCAACTACACTCGGGTGATTAGCCAAAAATTGAAAGGCTACAAGTTTTCGAGCTATGGCTATGACATCTTTGACGACGCCAGGATCGAGTTCTGA
- a CDS encoding DUF2817 domain-containing protein, with the protein MNSELLFSTNYGDARRSFVDFCLKRGGIVQSFLNPNAKGPTGEDLFTDLVRFGPIHPKKALFCISGTHGLECPAGRTAFINWLDQFDFKSLAPDTGLYFVHAINPYGFAHLSRTTENNVDLNRNFREFSGPLPKNPIYDDLRPLLCPDGLDELKMEVMTAKLEDKAKDITWQVLVDGFMKGQYKDPVGVMYGGHHREWSAETLETIVKKELGRCEDVLYIDWHTGLGEYGYDFYVCLHEVDSPRYQLVNNLLDGKLEQTAKGFIGGQIPRYEGLLLAQLDRWLAHCRRMGFVIEMGTKDNKSISNALMLDAWLRRNPNSDDETKRNIKAQLLEFFYPNDPPWQDSLLIRSRNLLNCMYKQLVTEGLPAVKQEE; encoded by the coding sequence ATGAATTCCGAATTACTTTTTAGCACCAACTACGGGGATGCTCGCAGGAGCTTTGTCGATTTTTGCCTGAAAAGGGGCGGGATTGTTCAGAGCTTTCTTAACCCTAATGCTAAGGGCCCAACCGGGGAAGACCTATTCACTGATCTAGTTCGCTTCGGTCCCATTCACCCAAAAAAGGCTCTGTTTTGTATCTCCGGCACCCATGGATTGGAATGCCCAGCCGGCCGAACCGCCTTTATCAATTGGCTGGATCAGTTTGATTTCAAATCGCTGGCCCCAGATACTGGTCTTTACTTCGTTCATGCCATTAACCCCTATGGCTTTGCTCATTTAAGCCGCACAACTGAGAACAACGTGGATCTCAACCGCAACTTCCGGGAATTCTCGGGGCCACTCCCCAAAAACCCGATCTACGATGATCTTCGCCCACTCCTGTGCCCTGATGGACTGGATGAGCTGAAAATGGAAGTGATGACAGCGAAATTGGAGGACAAGGCCAAAGACATCACCTGGCAGGTTCTGGTCGATGGATTTATGAAGGGCCAATACAAGGATCCCGTCGGAGTGATGTACGGGGGACATCACCGAGAATGGTCAGCGGAAACTCTTGAGACTATTGTGAAAAAGGAGCTTGGTCGCTGTGAGGACGTCCTTTACATCGACTGGCACACTGGACTCGGAGAGTACGGCTACGACTTTTACGTTTGCCTGCACGAGGTGGATTCGCCCAGGTACCAACTGGTTAACAACCTGCTTGATGGCAAATTGGAGCAGACGGCCAAGGGCTTTATCGGTGGTCAGATTCCCCGCTACGAAGGCCTCCTCCTAGCTCAGCTCGATAGGTGGCTCGCTCACTGCCGAAGAATGGGATTCGTCATCGAAATGGGAACCAAAGACAACAAGTCCATCTCCAACGCCCTTATGCTCGATGCCTGGCTGAGACGGAATCCAAATAGTGACGATGAAACAAAACGCAATATCAAGGCTCAACTCTTGGAATTCTTCTATCCCAACGACCCACCCTGGCAGGACAGCCTATTGATCCGATCCAGAAATCTATTGAATTGCATGTACAAACAATTGGTCACTGAAGGGCTTCCTGCCGTCAAGCAAGAGGAATAG